The Microbacterium limosum genome contains a region encoding:
- a CDS encoding LCP family protein, with protein sequence MSESKAPRRRSTVARHGELSSPSVWSQLVRFVAVAVAVVLVAGVGVVAFQAYSAVTSFTSAAVELEGQAAVPPDIGEIEGGVNLFLAGTDACEPEYAELFGDRCTGADAGGELNDVNMLVHISDEPRRVTVVSFPRDLMIPIPECTDPETGRTSSAMSKQPLNATFSYGGLACAVKTVSELSGQDIPFAASVTWGGVIEITNAIGGVEVCIANGIKDYHTGIDWPEGNRNLQGLEALQFLRTRHGVGNGGDLGRISNQQQYMSRLARKLISNETLSNPATLYSLATTALNNITASQTLTNPLTMVQIALAVKDVPFEEIVFVSYPVVDDPFDTNRVVPNYAAANELWAALEANKPIQLSGEASQGDGVIVETPAPADPSTDPTEQASPAPSEEPGEAVATLPPSIAGQTAAMETCSNGNA encoded by the coding sequence GTGAGCGAGAGCAAAGCGCCCAGGCGCCGGTCGACGGTCGCCCGTCACGGCGAGCTCTCCTCCCCCTCCGTGTGGAGTCAGCTCGTGCGTTTCGTCGCGGTCGCCGTCGCGGTCGTGCTCGTCGCGGGCGTCGGCGTCGTCGCGTTCCAGGCCTACAGTGCCGTCACGAGCTTCACGAGCGCCGCCGTCGAGCTGGAGGGCCAGGCGGCGGTGCCGCCCGACATCGGCGAGATCGAGGGCGGAGTCAACCTGTTCCTCGCGGGCACCGACGCGTGCGAGCCCGAGTATGCGGAGCTGTTCGGCGACCGGTGCACGGGAGCGGATGCCGGGGGCGAGCTCAACGACGTCAACATGCTCGTTCACATCTCCGACGAGCCGCGCCGGGTGACGGTGGTCAGCTTCCCGCGCGATCTCATGATCCCGATCCCCGAGTGCACCGACCCCGAGACCGGCCGCACATCGTCGGCGATGAGCAAGCAGCCCCTCAACGCGACCTTCTCGTACGGCGGCCTGGCGTGCGCCGTGAAGACGGTCTCCGAGCTCTCGGGCCAGGACATTCCCTTCGCGGCATCCGTCACCTGGGGTGGCGTGATCGAGATCACGAACGCCATCGGCGGCGTCGAGGTGTGCATCGCGAACGGCATCAAGGACTACCACACGGGGATCGACTGGCCGGAGGGCAACCGCAACCTGCAGGGCCTCGAGGCGCTGCAGTTCCTGCGCACCCGCCACGGCGTCGGCAACGGCGGCGACCTGGGGCGCATCTCGAACCAGCAGCAGTACATGTCCCGCCTGGCGCGTAAGCTGATCAGCAACGAGACGCTCTCGAACCCCGCGACGCTGTACTCGCTGGCGACGACCGCCCTGAACAACATCACGGCGAGCCAGACGCTCACCAATCCGCTCACGATGGTGCAGATCGCCCTTGCGGTGAAGGACGTGCCGTTCGAGGAGATCGTCTTCGTCTCCTACCCGGTCGTCGACGACCCGTTCGACACCAACCGAGTGGTGCCGAACTACGCAGCGGCGAATGAGCTGTGGGCCGCCCTCGAGGCCAATAAGCCGATCCAGCTGAGCGGCGAGGCGAGCCAGGGGGACGGCGTCATCGTGGAGACGCCCGCTCCCGCCGATCCGTCGACGGACCCGACCGAGCAGGCGTCGCCCGCTCCCTCGGAGGAGCCGGGCGAGGCGGTGGCGACGCTGCCGCCCTCCATCGCGGGACAGACGGCGGCGATGGAGACCTGCTCGAACGGCAACGCCTGA
- a CDS encoding HipA domain-containing protein: protein MIRTLDVYLYDAYVGTITRRGENLQLRYLPEYVASDSPVPISVTLPVVSTPFGNDDTKRFLGNLLPDRADVRSRWAREAKLTSESTFDLLSVYGADVAGALEFYPAGTSPRQEENLTPLTENEIGDRIRQIRRDDSDWLQHRAVEQGFSLGGAQGKFALALRNDQWFEPSGRQPSTHIFKPGIQPLPGSDVTEHITLQVARLLGIDAAASVIAEFDGEHVLIVERFDRFDNNGAIGRLHQEDLAQATGTSHVQKYESDGGPGYRDIFTVFDRNLSAVDARTAKERFAKLHVFSWIIGHNDGHSKNYSLTHVPGRSVLAPFYDLNTSLPFTQREQVLAHDPAVFDNVELAIAVDGANTLGTFNADSIRRLEADTGLAEGQLREFALRIAAGLQPAVAVVIEALPDRLRELPAVALYPHATYTQTRRVINALT, encoded by the coding sequence ATGATCCGCACCCTCGACGTGTACCTCTACGACGCCTACGTCGGCACGATCACCCGGCGAGGCGAGAACCTGCAGTTGCGCTACCTGCCCGAGTACGTCGCATCGGACAGCCCCGTCCCCATCTCCGTGACACTTCCCGTCGTCTCCACCCCGTTCGGGAACGACGACACCAAGCGATTCCTCGGCAACCTCCTGCCAGACCGCGCCGACGTCCGTTCCCGCTGGGCGCGGGAAGCGAAGTTGACCAGCGAGAGCACCTTCGATCTGCTCTCCGTCTACGGCGCCGATGTCGCCGGCGCGCTCGAGTTCTACCCTGCAGGCACATCACCCAGGCAGGAGGAGAACCTGACGCCGCTCACCGAGAACGAGATCGGCGACCGGATCCGGCAGATCCGTCGAGACGACTCCGACTGGCTACAGCATCGCGCCGTCGAACAAGGGTTCTCCCTCGGCGGCGCTCAGGGAAAGTTCGCGCTCGCCCTTCGCAACGACCAGTGGTTCGAGCCGTCTGGGCGGCAGCCGTCGACACACATCTTCAAACCAGGCATCCAGCCACTGCCCGGCTCCGACGTCACCGAGCACATCACCCTGCAGGTCGCGCGCCTGCTCGGGATCGATGCGGCCGCATCAGTGATCGCCGAGTTCGACGGCGAGCACGTCCTCATCGTGGAACGCTTCGACCGCTTCGACAACAACGGCGCCATCGGCCGACTCCACCAGGAAGACCTCGCGCAAGCCACCGGGACCTCGCACGTTCAAAAGTATGAGTCCGATGGCGGCCCCGGCTACCGCGACATCTTCACGGTCTTCGACCGCAACCTCAGCGCCGTCGACGCCAGGACCGCCAAGGAGCGGTTCGCGAAGCTGCACGTCTTCTCCTGGATCATCGGCCACAACGACGGCCACTCCAAGAACTACTCCCTCACCCACGTGCCCGGTCGCAGCGTGCTCGCCCCCTTCTACGACCTGAACACCTCGCTCCCGTTCACGCAGCGAGAGCAAGTCCTCGCGCACGACCCTGCCGTATTCGACAACGTCGAGCTCGCCATCGCCGTCGACGGCGCGAACACTCTCGGCACTTTCAACGCCGACAGCATCCGACGCCTCGAAGCCGACACCGGGCTCGCTGAAGGGCAGCTGCGGGAGTTCGCTCTACGGATCGCCGCAGGCCTCCAGCCCGCCGTCGCCGTGGTCATCGAAGCGCTCCCCGACCGCCTGAGAGAGCTCCCCGCCGTCGCGCTCTACCCGCACGCTACGTACACGCAAACCCGCCGAGTCATCAACGCCCTCACCTGA
- a CDS encoding helix-turn-helix transcriptional regulator, whose protein sequence is MIDVKLQTPSDLARLVKNARAQRNLTQQDVADAVGITRQSLARLERGNGGTSFDTVLLIIDHLGIHLDATTDRRTTAPVAVATRGAAQAAADALTTRITPLIDSGMLEALNKQITGSLPQIDTSGILTQIEANLDPATLASARAAARGLTERLTIPGSVLNNPPRAVEAGSPTTAEAQTGADPHAAGIE, encoded by the coding sequence GTGATCGACGTGAAGTTGCAGACACCATCAGACCTCGCCCGCCTGGTAAAGAACGCCCGCGCCCAGCGGAACCTCACCCAGCAGGATGTCGCCGACGCCGTCGGCATCACTCGTCAGTCCCTCGCCCGCCTCGAACGCGGCAACGGTGGCACCTCCTTCGATACGGTGTTGCTCATCATCGATCACCTCGGCATCCACCTGGACGCCACCACCGACCGCCGCACTACTGCTCCCGTCGCAGTCGCCACGAGGGGTGCCGCCCAGGCCGCGGCTGACGCACTCACCACGCGCATCACACCACTGATCGACTCGGGGATGCTCGAAGCGCTCAACAAGCAGATCACTGGCTCGCTCCCCCAGATCGACACCTCTGGCATCCTCACGCAGATCGAGGCCAACCTCGATCCCGCAACACTTGCCTCCGCCCGCGCAGCCGCCCGCGGACTCACCGAGCGTCTCACCATCCCTGGCTCCGTCCTCAACAATCCGCCGCGAGCGGTGGAAGCCGGCTCCCCGACCACCGCTGAGGCCCAAACGGGCGCCGACCCACATGCCGCAGGTATCGAATGA
- a CDS encoding DUF1877 family protein, which produces MGIRYYAYAFDADLAQQAVDDPHSILSSDPLADAWGLEPHASVSIATFEQVSPKRDMLYLDKAWSALQSLTCPTTDVPDAGSCYRMFEGGVTMHGLGWDPWVRTILPAEMPAIRDDLCAIDEDQVRTWARTWRSRHGADDDDELRYVLDYLTRAQEFVEALATDGRGMVYLIG; this is translated from the coding sequence ATGGGAATCCGCTACTACGCATATGCCTTCGATGCCGACCTTGCTCAGCAGGCGGTCGATGACCCGCACAGCATCCTCTCCAGCGATCCGCTCGCTGACGCGTGGGGCTTGGAGCCGCACGCGAGCGTGAGTATCGCGACGTTCGAGCAGGTCTCGCCGAAGCGCGACATGCTCTATCTCGACAAGGCATGGTCCGCCCTGCAATCCCTCACGTGTCCGACGACCGATGTTCCCGACGCAGGCTCCTGCTACCGGATGTTCGAGGGGGGCGTAACGATGCATGGGCTCGGGTGGGACCCGTGGGTGAGGACGATCCTCCCGGCGGAGATGCCGGCGATTCGGGACGACCTCTGTGCGATCGACGAGGACCAGGTGCGAACGTGGGCGCGCACCTGGCGCAGCCGACACGGAGCCGACGATGACGACGAGCTCCGCTACGTCCTCGACTACCTCACGCGGGCACAGGAGTTCGTCGAGGCGCTCGCGACAGACGGTCGCGGGATGGTCTACCTCATCGGGTGA
- a CDS encoding DUF3375 domain-containing protein, producing MPAVAQVLELAQLAERDAAWKLLRADSAPVVAGLLGTHLGGDERRVDAEELYERIDADLERLRAQGLVLPLTAKGYCGEWRSAGFLVRRPSSEARGETLELSPDAIAGIRFLQGRAAPRSRVTESRLASLAAQVRRLAIDTDPDVSARIALLEEEIESIGRRIESLRSGDETAIDEDRALERARDVLAQAADVPDDFARVRAEFETLNASLRAKIVESDVSQASVVDEVFRGIDHISDSDAGRSFAAFSQLVLDPALGVAFEADIRRILDRGFARDLTSDERRALRSFLTTLKGRSAEIHDVITLFARALRRYVQSQDYQRDRVLRTLLREAQHAGVEAAAHTRPWYPTSLTLDLSAVALSSVGAIDLHDPAEFAATEEVVTQTASLASIEELRAIARETEIDFDELTRNVNDLLAEVPSCTVADVLARYPATQGAGSVIGLLSIAAEQGTVDDEPEVLAWQGADGVPRAAIVAAHRFTGAVT from the coding sequence GTGCCCGCCGTCGCCCAGGTTCTCGAGCTCGCCCAGCTTGCGGAGCGCGATGCGGCGTGGAAGCTGCTTCGAGCCGACAGTGCACCCGTGGTCGCCGGTCTTCTCGGCACCCATCTGGGTGGAGACGAGCGCCGCGTCGACGCTGAGGAGCTGTACGAACGGATCGATGCCGACCTCGAGCGGCTCCGTGCGCAGGGGCTGGTCTTGCCGCTGACAGCGAAGGGGTACTGCGGGGAGTGGCGATCGGCCGGTTTTCTGGTGCGTCGGCCGTCATCGGAAGCGCGGGGTGAGACGCTCGAGCTTTCCCCGGATGCGATCGCCGGGATCCGCTTCTTGCAGGGGCGTGCCGCCCCGCGTTCGCGTGTGACCGAGTCTCGGCTTGCGAGTCTTGCGGCGCAGGTCCGTCGCCTCGCGATCGACACCGATCCTGATGTGTCAGCGCGCATCGCACTGCTCGAGGAAGAGATCGAGTCGATCGGGCGGCGGATCGAGAGCCTGCGTTCGGGTGACGAGACCGCGATCGACGAGGACCGGGCGCTCGAGCGCGCTCGCGATGTGTTGGCGCAGGCGGCGGACGTGCCGGACGACTTCGCTCGGGTTCGGGCCGAGTTCGAGACGTTGAATGCGTCCCTGAGGGCGAAGATCGTCGAGTCCGATGTCTCTCAAGCATCGGTCGTCGACGAAGTCTTCCGCGGCATCGACCACATCTCCGACTCCGATGCCGGCCGCAGTTTCGCCGCCTTCTCTCAGCTCGTGCTCGACCCTGCACTCGGGGTCGCGTTCGAGGCCGACATCCGCCGCATCCTCGACCGCGGATTCGCTCGCGACCTCACCTCGGATGAGCGCCGAGCACTGCGCTCCTTCCTCACCACGCTCAAGGGACGAAGCGCCGAGATCCACGATGTCATCACCCTTTTCGCCCGGGCGCTCCGCCGCTACGTACAGTCGCAGGACTACCAGCGCGACCGGGTGCTGAGAACTCTTCTGCGGGAGGCTCAGCACGCGGGGGTGGAAGCCGCCGCGCATACGCGCCCTTGGTATCCGACATCTCTCACGCTGGATCTCTCTGCTGTCGCGCTGTCAAGCGTCGGGGCAATCGACCTTCACGATCCCGCCGAATTCGCCGCCACCGAAGAAGTCGTCACGCAGACGGCATCCCTCGCGAGCATCGAGGAGCTGCGGGCGATTGCTCGCGAGACCGAGATCGACTTCGACGAGCTCACCCGGAACGTCAACGACCTGCTCGCCGAGGTGCCATCGTGCACCGTCGCAGATGTCCTTGCTCGATACCCCGCAACGCAGGGGGCCGGCAGCGTGATCGGACTTCTCTCGATTGCTGCCGAGCAGGGCACCGTTGACGATGAGCCCGAGGTACTCGCTTGGCAGGGCGCCGACGGAGTTCCGCGTGCCGCGATCGTCGCCGCGCACCGATTCACTGGAGCGGTGACATGA
- a CDS encoding DUF4194 domain-containing protein, whose protein sequence is MTEQTADAVSDEHTGLWRGDAGELPDRTRRVLLRLVRGPYLSGAREAQLWAVLLTDEAVIRSRLADLFLELVIDRDNEFAFVRNAPSDEAPKAVRSEALTFLDTAMLLVLRQTLLSEEGRGRVIVGQTEVFEQLAVFRTPDRDEKDFASRVNSSWNKMQNKLRVLYAVGDDRAEISPVLRLLVDADQIRAITSEYHRIAREGGGESVAPSTDAEDETE, encoded by the coding sequence ATGACCGAACAGACTGCGGATGCCGTTTCCGACGAGCACACTGGCCTCTGGCGTGGCGACGCCGGCGAACTCCCCGATCGCACGCGGCGGGTCTTGCTGCGTCTGGTGCGCGGCCCATACCTTTCCGGCGCGCGCGAGGCACAGCTGTGGGCGGTGCTGCTGACCGACGAGGCTGTCATCCGCTCCCGGCTCGCCGACCTGTTCCTCGAACTGGTCATCGATCGCGACAACGAGTTCGCCTTCGTCCGCAACGCTCCATCCGACGAAGCCCCGAAGGCAGTGCGATCTGAAGCCTTGACGTTCCTCGACACCGCAATGCTGCTCGTCCTTCGCCAGACGCTGCTGAGCGAGGAGGGTCGTGGTCGGGTGATCGTCGGGCAGACCGAGGTGTTCGAGCAGCTCGCCGTGTTCCGCACCCCGGACCGCGATGAGAAGGACTTCGCGAGCCGCGTCAACTCGTCGTGGAACAAGATGCAGAACAAGCTCCGCGTGCTGTACGCCGTTGGCGATGACCGTGCCGAGATCTCGCCCGTGCTCCGACTGCTCGTCGACGCCGACCAGATCCGCGCGATCACATCGGAGTACCACCGGATCGCCCGAGAGGGCGGAGGAGAATCCGTTGCCCCGTCGACGGATGCCGAGGACGAGACAGAATGA